The nucleotide sequence AGCTCGTACCGGCGGTTCCGTGAGGTCAATCCTTATCTCGAAACGAAGAGGGGGTCCATGCAATGAAGGTTGCTGGAGTGCATCGGCGGAGTCTGGCCCTTCTCACGGTGGCCGTCGCCGTGGCAGCGGCGGCGTTGGGCCCGCAGCCGGACGTCTGGGGCGGCATCGCAGGTAGCCTCGGGCCCGGCATCGGCCCGGCCACGGCCGCGGCGGCGTCCCCTACCCGGCAGATCGCCGTGGTGACGCCATACATGGCCAACGCCACCACGCGGGACGTCATCCGCCTCTTCGAGCGCTACGCGGCGGAGAAGGGCTGGAAGGTGTCCACCACGGACACGGCCGGCGACTTCAACCGGCTCGTCGGCGCCATCGAGAACGCCGTGGCGCTCAAGGTGGACGCCATCGTGCTCGGCATGGGCGACCCTGCGCAGATGAGCAAGGGCCTCAAGGAGGCACAGGCCGCAGGCATTCCCGTCTTCGGCATCGATGCCGGGCTGGGCCCGGGGGTGCTGGCCAACGTCACCTCGGACAACGCCGCGCTGGGCCGGATGAGCGCCCGCGACCTCATCCAGCGCATCGGCGAGAAGGGCAACGTGGTGATGTTCACGCACGATCCGCACCCGGGAGTCAACGCCCGGGCCCGTGCGGCGGAAGCGGAGTTTGCCAGGTATCCCGGCATCAAGGTGGTCGCCAAGCGTCACATCAACGTGCCCGGCCCGGTGGACAACGCCCGCAAGGTGATGCAGGATCTGCTCGCCGCCTATCCGCAGCCGGGCTCCATCGCCGGCGTCTGGGCCGCGTGGGACGAGCCGGCCATCGGCGCCGTGCAGGCGCTCAACGCGGCGGGCCGGCGTGAGGTCGCCGTCGTGGGCGTGGACGGGACGGACTTCGCCGTTGCCGAGATCAAGAAGGGCGGGCCGTTCAAGTCGTCGGTGGCCCAGGACTGGGACGCCATCGCCCGCAGGACCGTGGAGCTCGTCCAGGCGTACTTCGACGGCCAGAGGTGGGCCCCGCAGGTGTACACGCTGCCGGGCCGGCTCATCACGCAGGAGACGCTGGCGCGCTGACCTCCTCCGGGCTACCTCCGGGCCACGGGAGGCGCTCGACAGCCGCTAAGGCACCCGGCGGCCGGGCCTGCCAGGGGAGCTCCCTCGCTCCCTGATGACCGCTTCGAGCCGCTTGCGGAGCTGCTCCGGCGTGTTGCGGCCCGCCGGGTCCTCCAGGGCCCACTCCAAGAGCGCCTCTTTGAGGCGGCCGACTTCGGGCCCTGGCCCGATGCCGGCTGCCTGCATGATGGCGTGGCCGTCGAGGGCCAGGGTGAAGTGTCCCTCGGGCTCCTCCAGCACCTCCCGGAGCCCGGGGATGACGGCGAGCATGCGCTCGGCGCCCTCGGGGATGGGTGGCTCGGGTGGGGCCCGGTGTGCCAGCACGTCGCACGCCCGCAGCAGCATCAACCTCACGAACCGTTCCCGGCTGCCCGCCTTCGCCCGCAGGCGGCGCAGCCCCCTGGGGCCGATATGCGGGTCGAGCATGTGGTGGGCGACGAGCCACGCCACCTCGTCGACGACGCTCGTGGGGAACGTGAGCGTGCGCAGGTCCTGCCGGGCCAGCTGTGCAGAGAGGTGCTCGTGCCCGAAGAAGTGGATGACGCCTCCCGCCTCGGAAAACGTGGCCGGCTTGCCCACGTCGTGATAGAGCACGGCCAGCTGCCCTGGCGTCCCCAGCCGCCCCGCCACCTCGCCGCTCCACTGCACGGCCAGCATCGTGTGGTCGAATACGTCCCTGGCGTGGTACCGGGAGTCCTGGGCCTGCCCCTTCGTGGCCGCCACCGCAGGGAAAACCTGCGACAACAGCCCGAGCGCGTCCATCTGGCGCAAAATGCCGTACAGGGCCCGCCCGGGAAGGATGCGCTCCAGCTCCTGGCGGATCCGTTCCCGGGGAACGTAGCCGAGGAGCGGTGCCGCGGCGCGGATCGCCCGGGCAGTGGCCGGCTCGACGGTGAACGCGAGCTGGGCGGCCAGGCGCAGCGCCCGCAGCATCCTCAAGGGATCCTCGTAGAACCGGGCCGGTGGGTGCCCCACCGCCCGGATCACGCGGGCGGCGAGGTCTGCCCGCCCGCCGAAGGGGTCGATGAGCTGCGAGCTTACCGCCGGGTCTTCGGGGAACGGGAGCGCCATGGCGTTGATGGTGAAGTCGCGCCGGCCCAGGTCTTCCTCGATGGATCCGGCCAACGTCACCTCATCGGGGTGTCGGAAGTCGGAGTACGGGCCCTCGCCTCGCAGCGTGGTAATCTCGGCGGTGACGGCACCCTGCGTGGCGGTGACGGTGCCGAACCGTGCCCCGGTGGGCCGGGAGCCGGGCAGCAGGCGCAGGACCTCCTGGGGCACGGCCTCCGTGGCCAGGTCCCAGTCGACGGGGGACTCGCCCCGGAGCAGGTCGCGCAGCGACCCGCCCACGAGCCAGACCCGATATCCGGCGCTCGTCAGGCGCCGGGCGATGGCCCTCAGGTCCTCCGGCACGCCCTGCCAGGTGAGGCCCGGGCCAGGACGATGGAGAAGCATCCTGTGCAGTCACCCATCCGGGCTGCCGTCACACCGGGCCGGCGCATTCCCGGCCCGATGCCGCCCGTATGCCCGGCCCCACCATACCATTGCCCGCTCCGGGAGCACAACGATGCGCTCCAGGTATAATGGGGCCGGTGAAGCCGGATGGCGCAGCGGACGTAGGGAGGCAGGCTCTTGGCGAGACTGTTCGACCGGTCGAGCAGCGCTCACCCTGAGACCGCGGACGAAGTCGTCAAACCCAGGCCGCCGGTGAAATGGGCGGGCGGCAAAGCCGGCCTGATTCAACAGTTCGAGCCGTTGTTCCCCAGGGTTGACTGGAGCCTTTACGTGGAACCCTTCGTGGGCGGCGGGGCGGTGTTGTTCCACCTCTTGCCCCGGCGTGCGGTGCTCATCGACAACAACGAGGAACTCATCAATTTCTACCAGGTCGTCCGGGATCACCTCGAAGCGCTGCTCGTGGACCTTCGCAGACACGAGAACACCGCGGAGTATTACTATCGCATCCGTGCCCTGGACCCCGGGCAGCTGACGCCCGTGGAGCGGGCGTCCCGTTTCCTGTATCTCAACAAAACGGGCTACAATGGGCTCTGGCGTGTCAACGGCAAGGGACGGCACAACGTTCCGTTCGGTCGATACAAGCACGCCAACATCGTGGACGAGCCCAACCTGCGCCTGGTGAGCAGGGCCATCGCCCGTGCCGAGATCGTTGTCGGAGATTTCAGCCTCGCTCTCCACTACGCGGAGCCCGGTACCTTCGTCTACATGGACCCGCCCTATCACCCTCTCTCGGAGACGGCCCGATTCACCGGTTACACGAGGGCCGGTTTCGGCGAAGAGGACCAAAGACGCTTGGCGGACGTCTTCCGGCAGCTCGACCGGCGAGGGTGCCTCGTGATGCTGAGCAATTCCGACACCCCCTTCATCCGGGGGCTCTACGCCGGTTATGACATCCGGGTGGTCTACGCAAGGCGCGCCATCAACTGCCGTGGCGACAGGCGAGGCCCCATTGCCGAGCTCGTCATCCGCAATTTCTCGTGAAGGGCGGGACGCTGCGTTGGAACGCCCCCGGTACCGGCAAGACGTGCTGGACTCCGTCGGCCGCCGCGCGGCCACGCTGGTGGCCCTCAGCCGGTGGCTGCACGAGCATCCCGAGCTCGGCAACGAGGAGCACCGGGCAGCTGCGCGCCTCACGGAGCTCCTGGAGCGGGAGGGTTTCACCGTGGAGCGGGGGGTGGCCGGCCTGGCCACCGCCTTCCGGGCCGCTTTCCGGGGAGGGGCAGGGCCCACCGTCGCCTTCCTCGCCGAATACGATGCGCTGCCCGAGCTCGGTCACGCCTGCGGGCACAACCTCATCGCCGCCTCGTGTGTGGGAGCAGCTCTCGTGCTGCGAGACCTGGGCCCGGCCCTCCCCGGGACGGTCGTGGTCATGGGCTGCCCTGCCGAGGAAACCTCGGGAGGGAAGATCCCGCTGCTCGAGGCCGGTGCGTTCGCCGGAGTGGACGTGGCCATGAGCGTCCACCCGGGCGGGCGCAACAGCATAGGGGGTTCGTCCCTGGCCTCCCACCCGGTCGAGCTCGAGTTCTTCGGCAAGGCCAGCCACGCGGCGGCCGCCCCCGACCAGGGGATCAACGCGCTCCAGGCCCTGGTCCTCGCCCTCCAGGCGATCTGGGCGCTGCGCTCCCAGCTGCGCGATGACGTCCGGCTGCCCGGCATCATCCTGGACGGGGGCAAGGCACCCAACGTCGTGCCCGACTACGCGAGGGCCAGGCTCAGCGTGCGGGCGGCGGACGCTGCCTACCTGGAGCAGGTGGTGGTGCCCCGGATCCGGGCCGCGGCCGAGGGGGCTGCGCTCGCTACCGGCGCCTCGGTCAGGGTACGTCACTACGAGCCTCTTTACGAAGAGCTGTGGCAAAATGACGCCTTGAGCCAGGTCTTCCGGCGCCACCTGGAGTCCCTGGGCCGCTCCGTCCAGCAACTGGCACCCTGGGAGCGCGCCGGGAGCACCGACGTGGGCAACGTCAGCCACGCCATCCCCACCATCCACCCCACGATCGCGGTCGCTTCGCCCGGCGTGCCGGCCCATACCCGGGAGTTTGCCGAAGCTTGTGGGACCGAGGCCGGGGAGCAGGGCATGCTGGACGCCGCGAGGGCCATGGCCCTGACCGCCCTGGAGTGGATGCACGATGCGGAGCTCCGGGACCAGGTGAGGCTAGAGCACGAGCGGCGGCGGCAAAGTTCGGGAGGAACCCCGCGCTAGCCGCCGAACGATTGCGGCCAAGCAACCCAGGGGGGCGAGGTGGCCGCAGCGATGACGCTTCGTGACGCTTTGCGAAGGCTTTCACCGGCTCTTGTTCGCGCAGGGCTCCTCGTGACGGTCGTCTGTGCGGGTGCCTGGGGCGGCGTCGGGACGCTCCGAGGGGCGGCAGGAGCGGCAGCGGGGGCTCCCCGGTACGGCGGCACCTTCACCAAGTCGCTCAACTACGGGGATCCGGGAAGCCTCGACCCCATCGCCAAGCCCGAGGTGGCGGCCATGATGGTGACCATGAACCTCTTCGACCGGCTCGTGGCCGTCGACCCCGTGGCAAAGAAGGTCGTGCCGTCCCTGGCCGAACGGTGGGAGATCCGGGACGGCGGGCTCACGTACGTCTTCCACTTGCGCAAGAACGCCCGGTTTCACAACGGTCGGGAGATCACCGCCCGGGACGTCAAGTACTCCCTCGAGCGCCTGAGCGACCCGAAAAACGCCTCCCCCAGCGCCAATCTGCTCGTAGGGGTGGAGGGCCTGGAGGCGTTCCAGGAGGGGAAGGCGCCCGAGATTGCGGGCGTGCAGGCGCCGGATCCGTATACGCTGGTCGTCCGCCTGGAAAGACCCAAACCCACGTTGCTCATGGACCTGTCGGCTCCGGCCGCCGGCGTGGTGCCGCGGGAGGAGGTGGAGCGCCTGGGGCTCGACTTCGGCCAGCGCCCCGTGGGCAGCGGTCCCTTCCGGCTGGCGAGCTGGCGCAAGGATGACGAGATCGTGCTGGAGGCAGTGCGCGACTACTGGGCGGGACGGCCGTACGTGGACCGGGTCGTTTTCCGCATCA is from Limnochorda sp. L945t and encodes:
- a CDS encoding substrate-binding domain-containing protein; this encodes MHRRSLALLTVAVAVAAAALGPQPDVWGGIAGSLGPGIGPATAAAASPTRQIAVVTPYMANATTRDVIRLFERYAAEKGWKVSTTDTAGDFNRLVGAIENAVALKVDAIVLGMGDPAQMSKGLKEAQAAGIPVFGIDAGLGPGVLANVTSDNAALGRMSARDLIQRIGEKGNVVMFTHDPHPGVNARARAAEAEFARYPGIKVVAKRHINVPGPVDNARKVMQDLLAAYPQPGSIAGVWAAWDEPAIGAVQALNAAGRREVAVVGVDGTDFAVAEIKKGGPFKSSVAQDWDAIARRTVELVQAYFDGQRWAPQVYTLPGRLITQETLAR
- a CDS encoding CCA tRNA nucleotidyltransferase; the protein is MLLHRPGPGLTWQGVPEDLRAIARRLTSAGYRVWLVGGSLRDLLRGESPVDWDLATEAVPQEVLRLLPGSRPTGARFGTVTATQGAVTAEITTLRGEGPYSDFRHPDEVTLAGSIEEDLGRRDFTINAMALPFPEDPAVSSQLIDPFGGRADLAARVIRAVGHPPARFYEDPLRMLRALRLAAQLAFTVEPATARAIRAAAPLLGYVPRERIRQELERILPGRALYGILRQMDALGLLSQVFPAVAATKGQAQDSRYHARDVFDHTMLAVQWSGEVAGRLGTPGQLAVLYHDVGKPATFSEAGGVIHFFGHEHLSAQLARQDLRTLTFPTSVVDEVAWLVAHHMLDPHIGPRGLRRLRAKAGSRERFVRLMLLRACDVLAHRAPPEPPIPEGAERMLAVIPGLREVLEEPEGHFTLALDGHAIMQAAGIGPGPEVGRLKEALLEWALEDPAGRNTPEQLRKRLEAVIRERGSSPGRPGRRVP
- a CDS encoding DNA adenine methylase, with the translated sequence MFDRSSSAHPETADEVVKPRPPVKWAGGKAGLIQQFEPLFPRVDWSLYVEPFVGGGAVLFHLLPRRAVLIDNNEELINFYQVVRDHLEALLVDLRRHENTAEYYYRIRALDPGQLTPVERASRFLYLNKTGYNGLWRVNGKGRHNVPFGRYKHANIVDEPNLRLVSRAIARAEIVVGDFSLALHYAEPGTFVYMDPPYHPLSETARFTGYTRAGFGEEDQRRLADVFRQLDRRGCLVMLSNSDTPFIRGLYAGYDIRVVYARRAINCRGDRRGPIAELVIRNFS
- a CDS encoding M20 family metallopeptidase; its protein translation is MERPRYRQDVLDSVGRRAATLVALSRWLHEHPELGNEEHRAAARLTELLEREGFTVERGVAGLATAFRAAFRGGAGPTVAFLAEYDALPELGHACGHNLIAASCVGAALVLRDLGPALPGTVVVMGCPAEETSGGKIPLLEAGAFAGVDVAMSVHPGGRNSIGGSSLASHPVELEFFGKASHAAAAPDQGINALQALVLALQAIWALRSQLRDDVRLPGIILDGGKAPNVVPDYARARLSVRAADAAYLEQVVVPRIRAAAEGAALATGASVRVRHYEPLYEELWQNDALSQVFRRHLESLGRSVQQLAPWERAGSTDVGNVSHAIPTIHPTIAVASPGVPAHTREFAEACGTEAGEQGMLDAARAMALTALEWMHDAELRDQVRLEHERRRQSSGGTPR